One part of the Podarcis muralis chromosome 3, rPodMur119.hap1.1, whole genome shotgun sequence genome encodes these proteins:
- the FBLN7 gene encoding fibulin-7 isoform X1 — MPSGLQYSLFLFLCLTSCQESPASQNCMNKQQLLTAIRQMQQFLKGQETRFAEGLRVMKHRLTTLQNTVMKTTPDPPAVFCPALDAPLNGKRFGTKNMVDHEVHFTCDPGFRLVGSSSRVCQPNGSWTGDVPECTDIGVCTSHLCQNGGTCVDRGEQYKCFCPQEWTGPNCQYQTQTVPPEWSVTDDPAFSRKPRCAKFDRMQQCSCEAGFHMSGTAENSICQDVNECEVYKLEGAPRLCMHTCINIPGSYRCSCPRGYQIFSDGKSCEDIDECALSLHNCTRGTTCINTGGSFQCVNPECPKPSGNISYVKTSPFQCERNPCPMDSRSCHHAPKTISFHYLPLPSNLVTPTALFRMATASAPGRPGPDGLRFGIAAGNGRGHFVMQRSDRQTGELILIQSLQGPQTTEVEVDMTEYLDRTFQAKHVSKITVFVSAYEF, encoded by the exons ATGCCTTCTGGATTGCAGTACAGCCTCTTTCTCTTCTTGTGCCTAACATCATGTCAGGAATCTCCAGCATCCCAG AACTGCATGAACAAGCAGCAGCTTCTGACTGCCATCCGCCAAATGCAGCAATTTCTAAAGGGGCAGGAAACGAGATTCGCCGAGGGGCTCCGTGTCATGAAACACCGGCTGACGactctgcaaaacacagtcatgAAAACCACCCCTGACCCACCAGCTG TGTTCTGCCCTGCCCTTGATGCCCCACTGAATGGCAAAAGATTTGGCACCAAGAACATGGTGGACCATGAAGTTCATTTCACCTGTGATCCTGGATTCCGACTTGTCGGCTCCAGTTCTCGAGTGTGTCAGCCAAACGGCAGCTGGACAGGAGATGTTCCTGAGTGCACAG ATATTGGGGTTTGCACCAGTCACCTGTGCCAGAATGGAGGAACATGTGTTGACCGAGGTGAACAGTACAAATGCTTTTGTCCCCAGGAGTGGACAGGCCCCAACTGCCAATATCAAACGCAGACGG TACCACCAGAATGGAGCGTAACAGATGATCCGGCGTTCAGCCGTAAACCTCGCTGCGCCAAGTTTGACCGGATGCAGCAGTGCAGTTGCGAAGCAGGCTTCCACATGAGCGgcactgcagaaaacagcatctgCCAGG ATGTGAATGAATGTGAAGTTTACAAGCTGGAGGGAGCCCCTCGTCTCTGTATGCACACCTGCATAAACATTCCTGGCTCCTACCGCTGTTCCTGCCCCAGAGGATACCAGATCTTCAGCGACGGGAAAAGCTGTGAAG ACATCGATGAGTGTGCTCTCTCATTGCACAACTGTACCAGGGGAACAACATGCATTAATACAGGAGGAAGCTTTCAGTGTGTTAATCCAGAGTGCCCCAAGCCCAGTGGAAACATCAGCTATGTGAAAACATCGCCGTT CCAATGTGAACGGAACCCATGCCCAATGGACAGCAGATCCTGCCACCACGCCCCGAAGACCATCTCCTTCCATTACCTCCCTCTGCCGTCCAACCTCGTCACTCCCACCGCCCTCTTCCGCATGGCGACCGCGTCGGCTCCTGGGCGGCCTGGCCCCGACGGCCTGCGCTTTGGGATCGCAGCCGGCAACGGCCGGGGCCATTTTGTCATGCAGCGCTCGGACAGGCAGACCGGCGAGCTCATCCTCATCCAGAGCCTGCAAGGCCCTCAGACCACAGAAGTGGAAGTCGACATGACCGAGTACCTGGACCGCACCTTCCAAGCGAAGCATGTCTCGAAGATTACCGTCTTCGTGTCGGCTTACGAGTTTTAA
- the FBLN7 gene encoding fibulin-7 isoform X2 produces the protein MPSGLQYSLFLFLCLTSCQESPASQNCMNKQQLLTAIRQMQQFLKGQETRFAEGLRVMKHRLTTLQNTVMKTTPDPPAVFCPALDAPLNGKRFGTKNMVDHEVHFTCDPGFRLVGSSSRVCQPNGSWTGDVPECTDIGVCTSHLCQNGGTCVDRGEQYKCFCPQEWTGPNCQYQTQTDVNECEVYKLEGAPRLCMHTCINIPGSYRCSCPRGYQIFSDGKSCEDIDECALSLHNCTRGTTCINTGGSFQCVNPECPKPSGNISYVKTSPFQCERNPCPMDSRSCHHAPKTISFHYLPLPSNLVTPTALFRMATASAPGRPGPDGLRFGIAAGNGRGHFVMQRSDRQTGELILIQSLQGPQTTEVEVDMTEYLDRTFQAKHVSKITVFVSAYEF, from the exons ATGCCTTCTGGATTGCAGTACAGCCTCTTTCTCTTCTTGTGCCTAACATCATGTCAGGAATCTCCAGCATCCCAG AACTGCATGAACAAGCAGCAGCTTCTGACTGCCATCCGCCAAATGCAGCAATTTCTAAAGGGGCAGGAAACGAGATTCGCCGAGGGGCTCCGTGTCATGAAACACCGGCTGACGactctgcaaaacacagtcatgAAAACCACCCCTGACCCACCAGCTG TGTTCTGCCCTGCCCTTGATGCCCCACTGAATGGCAAAAGATTTGGCACCAAGAACATGGTGGACCATGAAGTTCATTTCACCTGTGATCCTGGATTCCGACTTGTCGGCTCCAGTTCTCGAGTGTGTCAGCCAAACGGCAGCTGGACAGGAGATGTTCCTGAGTGCACAG ATATTGGGGTTTGCACCAGTCACCTGTGCCAGAATGGAGGAACATGTGTTGACCGAGGTGAACAGTACAAATGCTTTTGTCCCCAGGAGTGGACAGGCCCCAACTGCCAATATCAAACGCAGACGG ATGTGAATGAATGTGAAGTTTACAAGCTGGAGGGAGCCCCTCGTCTCTGTATGCACACCTGCATAAACATTCCTGGCTCCTACCGCTGTTCCTGCCCCAGAGGATACCAGATCTTCAGCGACGGGAAAAGCTGTGAAG ACATCGATGAGTGTGCTCTCTCATTGCACAACTGTACCAGGGGAACAACATGCATTAATACAGGAGGAAGCTTTCAGTGTGTTAATCCAGAGTGCCCCAAGCCCAGTGGAAACATCAGCTATGTGAAAACATCGCCGTT CCAATGTGAACGGAACCCATGCCCAATGGACAGCAGATCCTGCCACCACGCCCCGAAGACCATCTCCTTCCATTACCTCCCTCTGCCGTCCAACCTCGTCACTCCCACCGCCCTCTTCCGCATGGCGACCGCGTCGGCTCCTGGGCGGCCTGGCCCCGACGGCCTGCGCTTTGGGATCGCAGCCGGCAACGGCCGGGGCCATTTTGTCATGCAGCGCTCGGACAGGCAGACCGGCGAGCTCATCCTCATCCAGAGCCTGCAAGGCCCTCAGACCACAGAAGTGGAAGTCGACATGACCGAGTACCTGGACCGCACCTTCCAAGCGAAGCATGTCTCGAAGATTACCGTCTTCGTGTCGGCTTACGAGTTTTAA